A single genomic interval of Suncus etruscus isolate mSunEtr1 chromosome 12, mSunEtr1.pri.cur, whole genome shotgun sequence harbors:
- the LOC126023808 gene encoding LOW QUALITY PROTEIN: mRNA export factor GLE1-like (The sequence of the model RefSeq protein was modified relative to this genomic sequence to represent the inferred CDS: inserted 4 bases in 3 codons; deleted 2 bases in 1 codon), translated as MPSDGRCGETLQALRRSDKGRLRYHRDWLPRGEDVLGEGGSLPALSSYSGWVVEHVLPNSAPERPAPSEESERPSRVPASSGRNAAXAVSPATRDGTRDQQECQPLDSKALRASRGXEVEGCLRMYELAHRRRGTPGLRHWQEEQERQVRALSERASEQLQRFEEHQELRRHQECQDLRRVLEKSAREALARQEQLQAAHRHRAQLLHQRLREAEQQRLKAEEQERLGQEEAEGRGPSLCAPQEERPRLPQPPAAWAQQPHLLQGDPATSRAPASPPCSHISALTPGSGEHLPPAAEDQAVAEQALQDTRDLLAPLQQEVAAAKGEKRRQEEAARAKPQPSHTQKEPEVHKDLPAPSQGSGGKQSQGLQGQAQESTMQWYQQLQDAADRCALALGGLTNAQDSQTKKIKMNLQKAATIPVSQISAVAGSKLQEIFHRIHALLSGQPVSTGGHSVSVTQTPQGLDFVQYKLAEKLVKQGEEEVASHHQAAFPIALVAAGIWELHPRVGDLLLAHLHKKCPYSVPFYPAFREGMALEDYQRSLGYRVQGATVEQQHSFLKRMSGMMRLYAAILQLRWPGGNPQEXSPHGLNQGWRWLAQILNLEPLPEVTATLLYDFLEVCGNALMRQYRLQFWKMLLLLQEEYLPRMEAITSPGQMGSLIRLQQFLEQCLHDREVPVPKGFLTSSFWRS; from the exons ATGCCCTCGGACGGGCGCTGCGGGGAGACTCTGCAGGCGCTGCGCCGCTCCGACAAAGGCCGCCTGCGCTACCACCGCGACTGGCTGCCGCGGGGCGAGGATGTCCTGGGAGAAGGGGGGTCCCTCCCCGCGCTCTCTTCCTACTCC GGATGGGTGGTGGAGCATGTGTTGCCGAACTCCGCACCAGAGCGCCCAGCTCCCTCGGAGGAGTCCGAGCGACCTTCCCGTGTCCCCGCGTCTTCGGGAAGAAATGCTGC TGCCGTGTCCCCAGCCACTCGGGATGGCACCCGGGACCAACAGGAATGTCAGCCTCTCGACTCGAAAGCACTTCGCGCCAGCCGGG TGGAGGTCGAAGGCTGCCTCCGAATGTACGAGCTGGCGCACAGGAGGAGAGGCACACCAGGCCTGCGGCACTGGCAGGAGGAGCAGGAGCGCCAGGTGCGCGCCCTGTCGGAGAGGGCGTCGGAGCAGCTGCAGCGCTTCGAGGAGCACCAGGAGCTGAGGCGACACCAAGAGTGCCAGGACCTGCGGCGGGTCCTGGAGAAGAGCGCCCGGGAGGCCCTGGCCCGGCAAGAGCAGCTGCAAGCCGCGCATCGCCACAGAGCCCAGCTTCTCCACCAGAGGCTCCGGGAAGCAGAGCAGCAGCGCCTCAAGGCAGAGGAGCAGGAGCGACTTGGCCAGGAGGAGGCTGAGGGTCGTGGGCCAAGCCTGTGCGCCCCGCAGGAGGAGCGACCGCGCCTCCCCCAGCCGCCAGCTGCCTGGGCCCAGCAGCCGCACTTGCTTCAGGGGGATCCCGCCACCTCGCGCGCCCCTGCCAGCCCACCGTGCAGCCACATCTCCGCCctcactcctggctccggggagCATCTCCCTCCCGCTGCAGAGGACCAGGCTGTGGCGGAGCAAGCTCTCCAGGACACTCGGGACCTCCTTGCCCCCCTGCAGCAGGAGGTGGCCGCGGCCAAGGGAGAAAAGCGGCGGCAGGAAGAAGCGGCCCGGGCCAAGCCTCAGCCATCGCACACGCAGAAGGAGCCTGAGGTCCACAAGGACTTGCCAGCCCCCAGCCAGGGCTCGGGAGGGAAGCAGAGCCAAGGTCTCCAGGGCCAGGCCCAGGAGAGCACCATGCAGTGGTACCAGCAGCTGCAGGATGCAGCCGACCGGTGCGCCTTGGCCTTGGGTGGCCTCACCAACGCCCAAGACAGCCAGACCAAGAAGATCAAGATGAACCTCCAGAAGGCAGCCACCATCCCCGTGAGCCAGATCTCCGCCGTGGCAGGCTCCAAGCTCCAAGAGATCTTCCACAGGATCCACGCCCTGCTGTCTGGCCAACCTGTTTCTACCGGGGGCCATTCCGTGTCGGTCACTCAGACCCCCCAGGGACTGGACTTCGTGCAGTACAAGCTAGCGGAGAAGTTGGTGAAACAAGGAGAAGAGGAGGTGGCCTCCCACCACCAAGCTGCCTTCCCCATCGCCCTGGTGGCCGCTGGCATCTGGGAGCTCCACCCCAGGGTGGGAGACCTCTTGCTCGCTCACCTGCACAAGAAGTGTCCTTACTCCGTCCCATTCTACCCAGCTTTCCGAGAAGGGATGGCTCTTGAGGACTACCAGAGGAGTCTTGGCTACCGGGTTCAAGGGGCCACCGTGGAGCAGCAGCACAGCTTCCTGAAGCGCATGTCGGGGATGATGCGCCTCTATGCTGCCATCCTTCAGCTGCGGTGGCCAGGCGGGAACCCCCAGG ACTCCCCCCACGGCCTCAATCAGGGCTGGCGCTGGTTGGCCCAGATCTTGAACCTGGAGCCGCTGCCCGAGGTGACCGCCACCCTTCTCTATGACTTCTTGGAGGTGTGTGGCAATGCCCTGATGAGGCAGTATCGGCTCCAGTTCTGGAAGATGCTCCTTCTCCTCCAAGAGGAGTACTTGCCCAGGATGGAAGCCATCACCAGCCCAGGCCAGATGGGCTCCCTCATTCGCCTTCAGCAGTTCTTGGAGCAATGTTTGCACGACAGGGAGGTGCCCGTCCCCAAAGGCTTCCTGACCTCTTCCTTCTGGCGTTCCTGA